The genomic interval AACATTAGGTGTAAACACCAATTCAGTTCCCTACGCGGTAACGGCTGCATTCCCAGGGTAAACAATCTTTTAagtgaatatttttgaacatttggaTTGATTTGCATTGATATTGCAGATTGGGTAGTTACAAGTTTATTGAGGGTGATGGTTGTGACGTTCTGCTTCTTGGAACGTGTCCAATAAACAATGGAAATCTCTACCTCGCTGATCTCACCTACGACGTTTTATCAAACACACCAACAGTATGACATAATTATAGCATAGATAGCGTTCATCTTCTGCTTCCTGCACGACATTTTTTATATCTTTTACAGGGGTACTCTGTCATTGAAATCTCCGTGAAGGATGCATCCAACAGTGTCATTATCTGCGCTCAATTTTTCGCTATTATTGCTGCCTGATAGGACCAAAAAAACATGTCGAAAAAGTTAGATTAAAAGAATAAAGCGTAACACCGaaatatatcgatttttaCTTCAGATGTTAAGATATTGACCGTCcaaaaacgttgaaaatgtCCTAGAGGGAAAGAAAAATCTCTACGAAGCTGTTTTCCATCACTAACCACTATTATAAGAACGGCTTCAtttgtgtttgtgtgttttaGCTTCGTTAGCTTTCACCGCGGCGCCATCTGTGATGACCGAATATAcctaaaaaaagtttattccTCACGTTCGTACAATGTTACATCGGAACAATTTTGACTTTTCTTATCGAAATCATATCGTCAACATCATCATATGGTCCGGTGTTTTCACACATCGTTCCCTCTTTCAGTCGTGGTTTTTCCAATAGTGAAAAGCGATTCTGCGACCTCTTCAGTGTTTGTTGAATCATAGAAACAAAGTGATTTTGTGTTGGTGGTAAGAGAAATTCGGGTACAACAGGTGTCTCGAGTGTTCGTATGTTGAGCGcacattttttcaaaacttaTTGAATAAGAAGTGTGTATTGCCTTCACTACAAAATCATGTACACCACTAGGAGTTTTATCAGAAGGTATGTACGGTAGCAACTATTTTTCGTATGTTCCATTGATATCTAGCGAAGTGattaaaacgaaatatttatgtAATCTATACGCTGATTTTGATAGTACTATCGTCAGTGTCGAGGCGTACgtaataaaatgtaatccAATTGAACTAACCGAAAATGTTATTAGAAGTAGCTGCAAGCGGATTccaaattttaagaaaaaaaaaaatggaaataaattaaattatgttCGTCAGGTCGTCTAACCGAGCTCGTCATATAAGTTTGAGTACTTTGCAAGGTATTACTTGGATTagtgaattttattcaaaaatgaattacTACCGCCACCTTTTGGAAACTTTTGAAGTACAAACAATGGTACGTTTTTCTCTGCAATTCGATGGCATTTTATGACCTGGGTTTCCCGAGTTCGAATCTTGcctgtgaattttttttttatttatttatttcgatgTGATTTTTTGCAAGGCTGCTTTTGCTCTCTTTTGCCACGAGATTGGATAAAAAAAGCGGGGGAATCCCTATTGCACCAATATGAATTGAACTGTAGAAACTTCTGATATAAGTCGAAAAGTGTTAGTAAATCAAACATTACTTCTAAAATGATTTCGATATTTGTTAGAACGAAGCAGCGTCTCTTCTCTGTTTTTTGAATACGACATTGATACCGAATGATAAGGCCACTCATTACCAAAacatcaacattttctttgtccGTCATAATATGCGACTTATAGTTACCACACATTCACATCACATCAGTGTTCATTCACACATATATATAAGCACATCCGCACAcatattcattttttcatgtaaatcaACAAAGCTTACCAGTTTATATCACAATTTAGTAGATGGCGCCACTTCGTcattttccttataattcACTAGTCCCATAAATACCAACGTTTTGTATATATGTCTTCACAGAACATGTACCGTCGGTGGTCTGTTACTTTGACGTATAGACGGTGTGATAAAGCCGAAAATTTATCAACGAAAAATGCATACGTAACGCAAGTTACGTATGCCGTAAAGACGTTGTTACGTCTGAAGAAAAGCCGGGTGAATCTCGGAAAAAGCACTGTATCCCGCAACAGTGCGGGCATACACGGCCGtattacacacacacacacgacCTAGCCGTGCGTGTGTGTGTGCGTGTACCGGCAAGTGGATAACAATATACCCGTTGAGGTACTTGTGTCTAATGCAGTCATGCAAAGTCAAGCAGTAATGCAAAATGAACTCAGTGGTTAGACTCGGTTCGATATCGTACAGAGGCAATCACGCACAAAAGTTCGCATCGTTTCAATAAATACGTTAAAGTGTGTTCGACTACCATTTTGCTGGTTCTGATGGTGatatttttgttgcatttaatATACATGTTAACGATGCTTTCAGATGGTTGTCTTCGCATCAACTGAAACCGAACCGGTCGGTGAAACCCATCGACAAATTGCTTATCGCAAATCGAGGTGAAATTGCGTGTCGTGTGGTTAAAACAGCTCAGCGACTCGGTGTACGAACGGTCGCGGTTTACTCGGATGCTGATGCAAAGTCGTTACACGTTGCTGCCGCCGATGAAGCATATCACATCGGACCGCCTTCATCACAGTTGTCTTATTTACGGGGCGATAAAATTATTCAGGTAGCTAAAGATTCAGGCTGTCAGGCCATCCATCCGGGCTATGGATTTCTATCGGAGAGTGTTGAATTCGCCGAATTATGTCAGAAGGAAGGAGTAATTTTCATGGGTAAAATTTCAAAGTCTTTAGAGTGAAAGGCAGgtcgattaatttttcaattggaaCAGGTCCGCCAGCATCTGCGATCCGAGACATGGGCATAAAGAGTACGAGTAAGGCAATTATGGCAGCTGCTGGTGTCCCAATCATAAATGGATACCATGGAGACGATCAAACCAATGAGACTCTGGTACGGGAAGCTCAGAAAATTGGATTCCCTTTAATGATAAAAGCCGTTAGAGGCGGAGGAGGAAAGGTATTTACGTTGAATtgtaaaacagaaatttaGAAACGAACCGAACAATTGAATGTTTTAGGGCATGAGGATAGCTGAAAAACCAGAGGATTTTTTGAGTGCCCTGGAATCGGCTCGTACCGAATCGGAAAAGGCTTTCGGAGACAGTTCGGTGTTACTTGAACGATATGTACGATCACCGCGTCATGTCGAAGTGCAGATATTCGCTGATCATTATGGTGACGCCGTTTATCTGTTCGAAAGAGATTGTTCAGTTCAACGTAGACATCAGAAGGTAATCGAAGAAGCACCTGCACCCGGTCTTTCGGAAGAACTGCGCAAGGAGTTAGGCATGGCAGCTGTTCGTGCTGCGAAAGCAGTTGGATATGTTGGAGCAGGGACAGTAGGTGAGATGAATATTTTACTTGCACAAGAGACCGCAGTTTCACAGAAAACTGCTCACGAAGAATTCGTGAACCAGTACCGAGACAGGATAGTCACGTTTCTAATTCAACCGCTCTTCAATCGTCTTTAGAATTTATTTTGGACAAAGAGGACCTATCCTTCCATTTCATGGAAATGAACACACGACTGCAGGTGGAACATCCGATAACGGAAATGATAACTGGAACGGATTTAGTTGAATGGCAAATTCGAGTTGCTTCTGGCGAACCGTTGCCGATCAAACAGTCGGACATTATTCGAAACGGTCATGCATTCGAAGCTCGAATTTATGCGGAAGATCCACGGTAATTTTGCTGGTTTTCCCATAGGGACAGAGTAAcccaaaatattaattttgttcCCAGAGGTGGATTTCTGCCGGGCGCTGGACCATTGCATCACTTGTCAACTCCAACTCCTAATGAAAATGTTCGCGTTGAAACTGGAGTTCGACAAGGCGATGAAGTTTCAATTCATTACGATCCGATGATTGCAAAACTCGTCGTTTGGGGTAAAAATCGTACTCAAGCGTTGGATAGCTTGATTGCTCGCCTCAATGACTATCATGTGAGTGTGAAATATTCGACCTTCAAACAACGAATTCTTACCTTAGATCAATTGTTCATCCTTCAGATCACAGGACTGGAGACGAACGTAAATTTCTTGATTGACCTCGCGCGACATCCGTCTTTCAAAGCGGCAGATGTTCACACCGGATTCATTCCACAGCATTTCGATACTCTA from Bradysia coprophila strain Holo2 unplaced genomic scaffold, BU_Bcop_v1 contig_732, whole genome shotgun sequence carries:
- the LOC119084006 gene encoding NPC intracellular cholesterol transporter 2-like, coding for MLNIKSLAQTFVLLLSIGFSCAQISPLPGWSSCATGPNPATGVSIGVTNCTTAPCTFFLGQSYTFTVYARSGVNTNSVPYAVTAAFPGLGSYKFIEGDGCDVLLLGTCPINNGNLYLADLTYDVLSNTPTGYSVIEISVKDASNSVIICAQFFAIIAA
- the LOC119083999 gene encoding methylcrotonoyl-CoA carboxylase subunit alpha, mitochondrial, giving the protein MYTTRSFIRRWLSSHQLKPNRSVKPIDKLLIANRGEIACRVVKTAQRLGVRTVAVYSDADAKSLHVAAADEAYHIGPPSSQLSYLRGDKIIQVAKDSGCQAIHPGYGFLSESVEFAELCQKEGVIFMGPPASAIRDMGIKSTSKAIMAAAGVPIINGYHGDDQTNETLVREAQKIGFPLMIKAVRGGGGKGMRIAEKPEDFLSALESARTESEKAFGDSSVLLERYVRSPRHVEVQIFADHYGDAVYLFERDCSVQRRHQKVIEEAPAPGLSEELRKELGMAAVRAAKAVGYVGAGTVEFILDKEDLSFHFMEMNTRLQVEHPITEMITGTDLVEWQIRVASGEPLPIKQSDIIRNGHAFEARIYAEDPRGGFLPGAGPLHHLSTPTPNENVRVETGVRQGDEVSIHYDPMIAKLVVWGKNRTQALDSLIARLNDYHITGLETNVNFLIDLARHPSFKAADVHTGFIPQHFDTLFPPLSVSETVLCQAGIAIVLNELKFNRYGATSSGRSGDPFVVESGFRMNHVAVRKVSLKFNDKEYVVSVKNLGDSFEVKIDNGDWKVVKPSLLDHPQRFSIKTNIDGIFTSFSAVISPEQVAIFTENGKTELSIVPPKFLSQQSGDDGVGGSRVVSPMPGVLDKIHVKPGDTVQAGDPVAVIIAMKMEHVLKAPRNGVVKSVGGKVGDNLAKGAAVVTFEVEEK